In one window of Leptospira sp. WS92.C1 DNA:
- a CDS encoding adenylate/guanylate cyclase domain-containing protein yields the protein MNSFLNLYHWNIRQKLMVIISIIILTSLGVIIALATYFFKSDNEVRIKENNLKLTDVISQKVRSDISSLTKRSLLLARSIAGSEESNDILENEDDIFYLKIFRKENGEYNGVKRIVNGSGLKEFKTSVEDVDKIVRKYLNSQKKAQIGKPVVFNASPDFHKPVLYLSVVLGDGVNSAVVVSLIHMESILDSFKTSGITQFYLVSNEGKLIAHSDPKLILQQTDLTDEPIVKNLLESSISNGQTRYKGKDNQYYLGSFRRIGYSGLGVISSTSEKKAFEEVYNIQKRNLYLMFVVLNISILFVFFYSRRLTRPILKLVDASKEIERGNFALTLKAESGDEIGKLTTSFVEMGKGLSDRDKMKDAFGKFVNKDIAEMVLKGEVKLGGDKRECVILFSDIRNFTSISEKIEPELVVEFLNQYFTEMVKCINGNGGSVNKYIGDAIMAVWGELEHTASDTEKAILAALDMRKSLIQFNKNRGSEKKPKIQIGIGINTGEVIAGQIGSEDRLEYTVIGDTVNLASRVEALTKIFGADILITGNSYEKVKGIFNLEKLKPIRVKGKKSLQTIYAVLGHAKDKNCPKNLKELRKQIGMEFKPAGSK from the coding sequence ATGAATTCATTTCTCAATTTGTATCACTGGAACATCCGTCAGAAACTTATGGTGATCATTTCGATCATCATCCTGACATCCTTAGGAGTGATCATCGCACTCGCCACCTACTTTTTCAAATCGGACAACGAGGTCAGAATCAAGGAGAACAACTTAAAATTGACCGATGTAATCAGTCAAAAAGTTCGATCCGATATATCCTCTCTGACAAAACGATCCTTATTGCTCGCGAGATCGATTGCCGGTAGCGAAGAATCCAATGATATCCTTGAAAACGAAGACGATATTTTTTATCTCAAAATATTTCGAAAAGAAAACGGAGAATACAACGGGGTAAAACGAATCGTCAACGGATCCGGTCTCAAAGAATTCAAAACCTCCGTGGAAGACGTTGATAAAATCGTTCGTAAATATTTAAACAGTCAGAAAAAAGCCCAAATCGGAAAGCCAGTCGTATTCAATGCGTCTCCCGATTTCCACAAACCGGTATTGTATCTTTCCGTCGTATTGGGAGATGGAGTGAACTCCGCAGTGGTAGTCTCTTTGATTCATATGGAATCTATCCTGGATTCTTTTAAAACTTCAGGAATCACACAATTTTATCTTGTAAGCAACGAAGGAAAGTTGATCGCACACTCGGATCCGAAACTGATTCTGCAACAAACCGATCTTACGGACGAACCGATCGTTAAAAATCTTTTGGAAAGTTCGATCAGCAACGGGCAAACCAGATACAAGGGAAAAGACAATCAATACTACCTAGGTTCTTTTAGAAGAATCGGATACTCTGGTCTCGGGGTCATCTCGAGCACTTCCGAAAAAAAAGCGTTTGAGGAAGTTTATAACATTCAAAAACGAAATCTTTATCTGATGTTTGTCGTATTGAATATCTCCATTTTATTCGTGTTTTTTTATTCGAGAAGATTGACAAGACCCATCCTCAAACTCGTGGACGCTTCCAAGGAAATCGAAAGGGGAAACTTTGCGCTTACCCTCAAGGCGGAATCGGGAGACGAGATCGGCAAACTGACCACTTCCTTTGTCGAAATGGGAAAAGGGCTTTCCGATCGCGACAAGATGAAGGACGCATTCGGAAAATTCGTCAATAAGGATATCGCCGAAATGGTTCTCAAAGGAGAAGTAAAACTCGGAGGGGATAAACGGGAATGTGTGATTCTTTTTTCCGATATCAGAAATTTTACTTCCATCTCTGAAAAGATAGAACCGGAACTTGTCGTCGAATTTTTAAATCAGTATTTTACAGAGATGGTTAAGTGTATCAACGGAAACGGAGGAAGCGTCAACAAATATATCGGGGACGCGATTATGGCCGTTTGGGGAGAATTGGAACACACCGCATCGGATACGGAAAAGGCGATTTTAGCGGCACTGGATATGCGTAAGAGTCTGATTCAATTTAATAAGAATCGAGGATCCGAAAAAAAACCGAAAATTCAGATCGGCATCGGAATCAACACGGGAGAAGTTATCGCCGGACAAATCGGTTCGGAAGATAGACTGGAATATACCGTTATCGGAGATACCGTGAATCTTGCCTCAAGAGTGGAAGCTCTGACCAAGATATTTGGAGCGGATATTTTGATCACAGGAAATTCTTATGAAAAGGTGAAAGGGATTTTTAACTTGGAGAAACTCAAACCGATTCGAGTCAAAGGGAAAAAATCTCTTCAGACGATTTATGCGGTTTTGGGACATGCAAAAGATAAGAATTGTCCTAAAAATCTGAAAGAGTTGAGAAAACAAATCGGCATGGAATTCAAACCCGCCGGGTCTAAATAG
- a CDS encoding FecR family protein, which yields MAKDRLLSGDRPILLILIFNVTLFTTIFLYDYTQYGYHGNQKVIGTILYKSNTIQRKYDTEVVWKEIDTGNSVQNRDTILTSEGSQAKLRLLDGTEIMIAENSMIFIDYLDNRANLEISVGGLQVTKRPDHRENPVGIRSGDGVLKLVEGIVNVEKKKNQKNLEYAILSGTIKPDPSNPFPMIPKKSLEGFEKLFPVSTSIQTAETIQSGAQPQQGSSTTNAGNSNSSVSSSSNSSSAGNRSSSFGADPNSSKTNENYGTYDNGNSNNRSGSNPNANANSKNNSGNPAGTGITGLNTKSGLKLERQNDSKNSKTDGTEGNNSSKTGYDPGDYINKQKYEQNKIQEKSDPTISKKKTETNQIESTETATKSGSTSSQEMKKTKPAREWTPEELLKQEKEKRRREREDKEQRDFLRM from the coding sequence ATGGCGAAGGACAGATTACTTTCCGGAGATAGGCCGATCCTGCTGATTCTAATCTTCAACGTAACCTTGTTTACGACGATCTTCTTATATGATTATACCCAGTATGGATATCATGGAAATCAAAAAGTAATCGGAACCATTCTTTATAAGTCCAATACAATCCAAAGAAAATACGACACCGAAGTCGTGTGGAAGGAAATCGACACGGGAAATTCCGTTCAAAATCGGGACACGATTCTCACTTCCGAAGGTTCTCAAGCCAAGTTGAGATTGCTTGACGGAACCGAAATCATGATCGCCGAAAATTCCATGATCTTTATCGATTATCTGGACAACCGAGCCAATCTCGAAATTTCAGTGGGCGGTCTACAAGTAACCAAAAGACCGGATCATAGGGAGAATCCCGTCGGAATCCGCTCCGGTGACGGAGTTCTCAAACTTGTCGAAGGAATCGTAAACGTCGAAAAAAAGAAAAATCAAAAAAATTTGGAGTATGCGATTCTTTCCGGAACCATCAAACCCGATCCTTCCAATCCGTTTCCGATGATTCCAAAAAAGTCCCTGGAAGGATTTGAAAAATTGTTCCCCGTTTCTACGAGTATCCAAACCGCGGAAACGATACAGTCGGGAGCGCAACCTCAACAGGGATCAAGCACGACTAACGCAGGTAATTCCAATTCTTCCGTTTCATCAAGTTCGAATTCGAGTTCCGCAGGCAATCGCTCATCGTCTTTCGGCGCTGATCCAAATTCTTCAAAAACGAATGAAAATTACGGAACCTATGACAACGGAAATTCGAACAATCGATCCGGGTCCAATCCAAACGCGAATGCTAATTCTAAAAACAATTCCGGAAATCCTGCCGGAACCGGCATCACCGGACTCAATACAAAATCAGGTTTAAAATTAGAACGTCAAAACGATTCAAAAAATTCCAAAACAGACGGAACCGAAGGAAACAATTCCTCCAAAACCGGATACGATCCAGGCGATTATATCAACAAACAAAAATACGAACAAAATAAGATTCAGGAAAAATCGGATCCGACCATCTCCAAGAAAAAAACGGAAACCAACCAAATCGAATCGACCGAGACTGCAACTAAGTCAGGCAGCACCTCTTCTCAAGAAATGAAAAAAACAAAACCTGCAAGAGAATGGACTCCGGAGGAATTACTCAAACAGGAGAAAGAAAAACGGAGAAGAGAACGGGAAGACAAGGAACAACGCGACTTCTTGAGAATGTAA